Proteins encoded together in one Atribacterota bacterium window:
- a CDS encoding DegQ family serine endoprotease, with the protein MRRITIWSFILVVYCLLFLNLSAFAEIPLVSDSIVADIVERVSPAVVNIDTLRTQVYRSPLAPFFDDPFFRYFFGDTPRGQERRVPVKGLGTGFVFRSDGYILTNNHVIEGAEEIKVTFKNGQQFNGKVVGKDPLTDIAVVKIDAANLPTIPLGDSDAARVGEFVIAIGNPYGLSHTVTTGVLSAKGRPISAGDSGREYENFLQTDAAINPGNSGGPLLNLKGEVIGINTAILPYAQGIGFAVPINMAKSILDQLISKGRVTRAWLGVYIQEVTPEIAEKFGLEKPQGALISDIAPDSPAERANLMRGDIVLKIDDKEIRSVSGLQQTVRSYRPGDTVRVELWRDKKSVVVEVTLGELQEESTSMTPELPVTLGVEVREITPDLVVQYALKRESGVVIVGIDAGGPADRAGLRPGDVVLELNRRRIATLFDWERALSRIQPGETVLLLLDRGGRTYFVPLKAEKK; encoded by the coding sequence TATTGTAGAAAGGGTAAGTCCGGCAGTTGTGAACATCGATACCTTGAGAACTCAGGTCTACCGCTCGCCTTTAGCCCCATTTTTCGACGACCCGTTCTTTCGCTATTTCTTTGGTGATACACCGAGAGGCCAGGAAAGGAGAGTGCCGGTAAAGGGATTAGGAACTGGTTTTGTTTTTCGTTCTGATGGATATATCCTGACTAATAACCACGTCATTGAGGGAGCAGAAGAAATCAAAGTAACCTTCAAAAATGGACAGCAATTCAATGGGAAAGTGGTTGGGAAGGATCCGCTTACGGATATCGCAGTGGTGAAGATTGATGCCGCCAATTTGCCCACCATTCCCTTAGGGGACTCTGACGCAGCCCGGGTAGGAGAATTTGTGATTGCGATTGGGAATCCTTATGGTCTATCGCATACGGTAACAACTGGTGTCTTGAGTGCCAAAGGAAGACCGATTTCGGCGGGAGATTCAGGAAGAGAGTATGAAAATTTCCTGCAGACTGATGCAGCAATCAATCCTGGAAACAGTGGTGGACCACTTCTCAACCTCAAAGGGGAGGTCATCGGGATTAATACTGCTATTCTTCCCTACGCTCAGGGGATTGGATTTGCCGTGCCGATCAATATGGCCAAGTCAATTCTGGACCAGTTGATTTCGAAAGGAAGGGTGACCAGGGCATGGCTGGGGGTCTATATTCAGGAAGTGACCCCTGAAATTGCCGAAAAATTTGGGCTGGAAAAGCCTCAGGGAGCTCTAATATCAGACATTGCGCCGGATAGCCCAGCAGAGCGAGCTAATCTTATGCGAGGTGATATTGTTCTCAAAATTGATGATAAGGAGATTCGGAGTGTATCTGGACTCCAGCAAACGGTTCGGTCCTACCGCCCTGGGGATACGGTGAGGGTGGAACTCTGGAGAGACAAAAAGAGTGTGGTTGTTGAAGTAACTCTGGGTGAGCTCCAGGAGGAATCAACGAGTATGACTCCGGAACTCCCGGTTACTCTGGGAGTGGAAGTGCGGGAAATTACCCCGGATCTTGTAGTCCAATACGCTCTGAAAAGAGAAAGCGGTGTGGTGATTGTGGGTATCGATGCCGGTGGGCCTGCGGATCGGGCTGGGTTGAGACCGGGAGATGTGGTGCTGGAACTCAACCGGAGAAGGATTGCCACGCTTTTTGATTGGGAAAGAGCGCTTTCCAGAATTCAACCTGGAGAAACTGTGCTTTTGCTCCTTGATCGGGGTGGTCGAACCTACTTCGTTCCCCTGAAGGCTGAGAAAAAATAG